One window from the genome of Xiphophorus hellerii strain 12219 chromosome 16, Xiphophorus_hellerii-4.1, whole genome shotgun sequence encodes:
- the cpsf4 gene encoding cleavage and polyadenylation specificity factor subunit 4, which produces MQELLANVDHIKFDLEFAVEQQLGAQPLPFPGMDKSGSAVCEFFMRGACMKGGMCPFRHISGEKTVVCKHWLRGLCKKGDQCEFLHEYDMTKMPECYFYSKFGECSNKECPFLHIDPESKIKDCPWYDRGFCKHGPDCRHRHTRRVICVNYLVGFCPEGKACKFMHPRFELPMGTSEQPPLPQQAQIQTKAASVNRSSLSLIQLTNTSPIQRPQNNINSGVQQNHMSVNRGPRPLDQVTCYKCGEKGHYANKCNKGHLAFLSGQ; this is translated from the exons ATGCAGGAGTTACTGGCCAACGTGGATCACATCAAGTTTGACCTGGAGTTTGCTGTGGAGCAGCAGCTCGGAGCGCAGCCGCTACCTTTCCCCGGCATGGATA AGTCCGGGTCAGCTGTGTGTGAGTTCTTCATGAGGGGAGCTTGTATGAAAG gCGGGATGTGTCCATTCCGTCACATCAGCGGAGAGAAGACGGTGGTGTGTAAACACTGGCTCAGAGGCCTGTGCAAGAAGGGAGACCAGTGCGAGTTTCTCCACGAGTACGACATGACGAAGATGCCTGAATGCTACTTCTACTCGAAATTCG GAGAGTGTAGCAACAAGGAGTGTCCCTTCCTGCACATTGATCCAGAGTCAAAGATCAAAGACTGTCCGTGGTACGACCGAGGATTCTGTAAACACG GTCCCGActgcagacacagacacacacggcGGGTAATCTGTGTAAACTACCTGGTGGGCTTCTGTCCTGAAGGGAAAGCCTGTAAATTTATGCA TCCTCGGTTTGAGCTGCCAATGGGAACGTCCGAACAGCCTCCTCTGCCACAACAAGCACAAATTCAGACCAAG GCTGCGTCTGTCAACCGCTCATCGCTCTCTCTCATCCAGCTGACCAACACCAGTCCCATCCAGCGGCCGCAGAACAACATCAACTCTGGAGTTCAGCAGAACCACATGTCCGTCAACAGAGGGCCTCGGCCTCTGGACCAGGTCACCTGCTACAAG TGTGGAGAGAAGGGCCACTACGCCAACAAATGTAATAAGGGTCACCTTGCCTTCCTGAGCGGACAGTAG